GAAAAAGCCTAAAATTTGGCATACAAGGGGAAACACTTTTTGACCTGGATACCGCGCCTTATGTCTACATCAATCTATAAAACACATCCTTAAAAGTTAAACTACATAAATGTATTTCGAGTTTTCATTAAGATTAGTTTACATGTAATGAGATTATTTTCATGTTcatacttaactcctaatcgttaattaaataactatatttcccatataaatttttcccttccataatcggtaattatgaaaaaatgttaaaaatgcaataacttttttttaattgcaaaaaatACTACGTCTAGAGTGTAATCTCCAATTGGAAGCACGAGATAAAAGATAAACGTTGTAATTTGACAATCCAGAAATGAAATACTTACATATCTTAAGGTCTTCGGCTCTCTGAATATAAATATCGAGGTAGATTTTTAATTTGGTTCTGCCTTACCTGATATTTAtatttgaaaatgacaaaaactCGTTATTCTACTGTATTGACTACGTTTTATCGGTACAAAAACTTCTTTAAATGGCAAAACTGCATTTACAATTTGAAAGTATAACATTTCGCTTcaaaattctattttattttttctaaaaccCACTTTGCTAGTTGAAGTCTGCTTTAAAGCTTATTACGTAGTGAATGCAGCCGCAAACATGTCTTTCGAAACGTAAAAATTCTCGAAAACCAGAACCAAATTAAAAATTCTGATTCAATATTCAGATTTATGGAGCCAAAGGTCTTTAAAAAGGTACCAGCTCACTTCTggatatagtttttttttgtaattttgttgacTAATTTAAGTATAAACAACGTTGTAGATGAACAGTCAaacttaaactctagttaactttacCTGTGTTTAAAGGCGCACTAAAAGCTGGACTTACGTGTTAATATCCACAAAAACCTAAATACAATCCTTCTCAAACTTAATTTCAGAttaaaaaaatatggaaaatattATTAAGGATAGTCCACATAAACGTATATACATCGGTGTGAATGAACTATATCAACTACTAGAGAAAAAAGCACTATCTCAAGCACATTTTCTCTTTTTGGCTGTATATGTCATCGCTATACGAAGTGGATTTGTACCTCAAAACGtgtatttaaataaacaaataaaactacTTCCACTACAACCTTGGTCAGCATATGATAAAAGAAATGTAGAAATATGTCATAACCAAAAACCTAGTTATGAATACAATTCACCACATGAAACATATTTTATGGAAAATCTCATTACACTTGTTGAAAAAAGTGAACAAAATGATAACTTAAAATCGATGCTAACCGCAATCGTAACAGGTGACTTTATGATTATAACATTAACCCCACATCCATCGACAAAATTGGTGGGACGTAGCAGCTGTCTCTCCATTGCACGTTATGTGATTTCACATTCAGAAAATCAACAATCAGTGGAAGGTTGTTATCAAAAATTAGATCAACTAGAGTTACAACTACGTAATGAAGTATTTATGTTGGTACGCAACGAACAGCTTTCATTGGTGGATGCTTTTCCACAACCGTGCTTGATGGGTTTACCACGGGAGCTTCGATTTAGAATATATCGTTATTTACATCATACAAAGGAGCTCGCCAAACTGCGGTTAATAAACAAGGATATCTTAGAAGAAATAAATAGACTGGATGCTacactaaattaaaaaaaaaaacacttaaaaataagttaaatttttCGAATTAAATTGTAAAAACTAACAATTTCTAAATAAAAGCCCAATATTTAGTTTTACAAATAGTGTGCTTCTATTGCCGGCAGTCGGTGAAGGCCGTTTCCTGAAGAATCTGACtgagttgacaccgaacaaccacacacatgtattttttgataaaaatgctACTTTtgcttaaacaatttggctgatataagaaaggaatcaagtatttttttgatgcagaacgaaggtaaatatttcatagttttactgaaaagtagaattttttaaatccattcgtccgtttatgagttatagctgtgtaaacaaaaattttatgattttttactacattttggcaatttgccccgccccacagtgtttcgtgtagaacaagctagctggacaaaaacaaagttcttattccaagaaaagtgtaatgagaaatgaaagaaaataaacaaaataacgggatttttgctttttttttgatatttctgctcatatatattgagtaattgaagtaagaaggcaggagtggccgtaaaatgcattgattaatttgcaaaattcttgttgaatattaagcttcatatttcttttaagtgaacaattttatataatttttttgatggattctaagctcgaaggtaagtaaaattttttaatagtaattctttcacaattagagtattttcaatatattaaacattccgttattaagaagaaaaggtattttttctctatatttttaaatttagggataaaaaagttacatacatccgcggacatccgggctaaattttacatatgttatagccgcaagtattctctaaaagtcgaaagaaaaaaccattgcgagttctttgcacatctatttaaaattttttttttgtagatttagttatctctatatataaaataggatgtatgtacgtaccagctccgacgagatatttgaacctttaaagctgatcttcaaacggcaaaaccaattcccaggtacagggaacaaacacgtagccataaaacacacaaaaaaaaacgcacaaggtcaacaagagcacaccaaaagcaaaaaggcgaagatcactgacttcaacctgccacaacctaccgcaccagtcaccaaggcataaaaacaggtacatacaaagcaatcctaatgcaggtataaccacactggaacgctacacaaaacaaccccatttgttagcatctacgccaatacctgaatgtaatataaatactgcacaactgataacaaatcagaacgatcaacgacacttaagatggcagcacaacaatcatcaactattcaccctgtcggaaaataaacaacacaaagcagtttagttataaccgtaccaagaacggagttttttgacatttgggttcaacattcgaaggaaaccagatataaagaattattgagttttgttgtacttaagtacgatttaagcgaagcagccgagtattcgataaaaagtttaagcgtacaaatatcggcatattcgtcgaagctggatcaaaagtggaacacttctggaagacataaggagcgatttttgaataaaaactcggagtgactttcgggtccagacttcacatttacaataacggtggattcaaagttgctatcagaccagccaaccacttcttcaggtaacctcggccccggaagacgaaagaaggactttgttagctgcagtgaaaaaaccaaacggcgtcgagtggatgacttcttgcaatctagaagtcctggtgaattactttatacggcagaagtatcaacgcgtatgtctggcaacagaaatgttgctaacattatacaaaaatcacaggaaaccactcaaatatccggaacaaagatgacatgtgagccagatgcaatatgcttgagcaatgtagaagctttaacatactacgtagatagcaagtcgacgactcataggtacaaaacgactcggaagtggagcatcaaggcagacCATAAAAAAaccagaatgctatccaaatgaaatttatgtgggtgaaacacgtgcggaaattaatgtccagtccgtattagataaaactgttaagcgtttagttttagcaaatcaagaattttttgttagtttattacctacaaacttgacgtatactttaatcagctagtggggttgcgatggaagctctgaccatagtacatataagcaaaagtttacatgcagttctgagaCTGATgagtttttctttatattttctttcgttcctcttcaattacagtatgaaaaaggtaacattgtttggcagaatcctcgaccttcttctaccatgtattgtcgtccaattaaattaatttattctaaacaaacaaaagataacctaccctataactttttgttggatcaggttttatttaatttaaatctattgtcttttctactttgtatgatactttacttttaagtttttgtaataagtaattttcacataattaatttaaatatttacattgttattattattattgtaattcacttttactttcctgactggtactataaaataattttgtaaaaattttagtgccaggataaatactcaaataaatacaaaacatgtatggacatatgtacagtcactcacataaataagtagacacccctttttggacaattcctACAATtgtcgctttcgcaaatttattttaactaatttcccataagaaaatttgtcacgatctataacagaaactaaattatatttaaaaaatgtttgaagaattcGACGAACTTTcattttagagtattgagatttgtagtccattcaatttaagtacaataaagtaatattcttgactcctttaaatttttttggatctatgagttactgtatatgaaataagcaaatgtatgcatatgaagtaaacttttggaaaaaaaataaaaaaaaagaacatatggctgaaaaaaatgacgta
The Eurosta solidaginis isolate ZX-2024a chromosome 5, ASM4086904v1, whole genome shotgun sequence DNA segment above includes these coding regions:
- the ntc gene encoding protein nutcracker; this translates as MENIIKDSPHKRIYIGVNELYQLLEKKALSQAHFLFLAVYVIAIRSGFVPQNVYLNKQIKLLPLQPWSAYDKRNVEICHNQKPSYEYNSPHETYFMENLITLVEKSEQNDNLKSMLTAIVTGDFMIITLTPHPSTKLVGRSSCLSIARYVISHSENQQSVEGCYQKLDQLELQLRNEVFMLVRNEQLSLVDAFPQPCLMGLPRELRFRIYRYLHHTKELAKLRLINKDILEEINRLDATLN